In Streptomyces hawaiiensis, one genomic interval encodes:
- a CDS encoding phytanoyl-CoA dioxygenase family protein has translation MSFTSVHHRAWLSEQDCDLDAFRALVEQATDPADYPHASAVERNVPVYDCGLLEGDRVVQAELVRALADGPGIVVFRGAFPDPQVVDRATGVFEALIAEQRASGAAAGDHFAAPGANDRVWNALEKAALYDPEAFADYYANEILALVATAWLGPGYQVTSQLNVVNPGGAAQSVHRDYHLGFLTNEVAAAYPAHVHRLSPVLTLQGAVAHCDMPVESGPTMYLPHSQKYPPGYLAWRLPEFRAYFETHQVQLPLAKGDAVFFNPALFHAAGTNRSADIRRMANLLQVSSAFGRAMETVDREAVANAVYPALLRRKAEGADQAWLDHVVAASAEGYPFPTNLDSDPPVDGLAPPSQADLMRRALREEWTPEALRAELRAGTERRES, from the coding sequence ATGTCCTTCACTTCCGTCCACCACCGTGCCTGGCTGTCCGAGCAGGACTGCGATCTCGACGCGTTCCGCGCGCTGGTCGAGCAGGCCACCGACCCCGCCGACTATCCGCACGCCTCCGCCGTGGAGCGGAACGTGCCCGTCTACGACTGCGGCCTGCTCGAAGGCGACCGGGTGGTCCAGGCCGAGCTGGTGCGGGCGCTCGCCGACGGGCCCGGCATCGTGGTCTTCCGCGGCGCCTTTCCCGACCCTCAGGTCGTGGACCGGGCCACCGGCGTGTTCGAGGCGCTGATCGCCGAGCAGCGCGCCTCGGGTGCGGCGGCCGGTGACCACTTCGCCGCGCCGGGCGCCAACGACCGGGTGTGGAACGCGCTGGAGAAGGCGGCCCTGTACGACCCGGAGGCGTTCGCCGACTACTACGCGAACGAGATCCTGGCCCTGGTGGCCACCGCCTGGCTGGGCCCGGGCTACCAGGTCACCTCCCAGCTCAACGTGGTCAACCCGGGCGGCGCCGCGCAGAGCGTGCACCGCGACTACCACCTGGGCTTCCTGACGAACGAGGTCGCCGCCGCCTACCCGGCGCACGTGCACCGCCTCTCCCCCGTGCTGACGCTCCAGGGCGCGGTCGCGCACTGCGACATGCCGGTGGAGTCCGGGCCGACGATGTACCTGCCGCACTCGCAGAAGTACCCGCCGGGCTATCTCGCCTGGCGGCTGCCGGAGTTCCGGGCGTACTTCGAGACGCACCAGGTGCAGTTGCCGCTCGCCAAGGGCGACGCCGTGTTCTTCAACCCGGCCCTCTTCCACGCGGCCGGCACCAACCGCTCGGCGGACATCCGGCGCATGGCCAACCTGCTCCAGGTGTCGTCCGCGTTCGGCCGGGCGATGGAGACGGTGGACCGTGAGGCGGTGGCCAACGCCGTGTACCCGGCTCTCCTCAGGCGCAAGGCCGAAGGCGCCGACCAGGCGTGGCTGGATCACGTGGTCGCGGCGAGCGCCGAGGGCTACCCCTTTCCCACCAACCTCGACAGCGACCCGCCGGTCGACGGGCTGGCCCCGCCCTCCCAGGCGGATCTGATGCGGCGGGCGCTGCGCGAGGAGTGGACGCCGGAAGCGCTCCGGGCGGAGCTGCGGGCCGGTACCGAACGGCGAGAGAGCTGA
- a CDS encoding S1 family peptidase, with translation MGELAADWRVRLRWGGAAGEVRGAGILIDARTVLTCAHVVRDRDAVMWVEFVENPRVEPVAARVADGGWLPDLLDGHGEDLAVLCLDSPRPQARPATLSTQLTAGLAVTVTGYAERFDDGMVLTGTVRGLRGHRVQFDARHRREVVRRGFSGAGAWAVSADGEPVVVGIVVSWRGDLDEPLPQDNVLAYSYLIPVARMAELSPVVRELARPDAWDRDFDERARRWLADPSGPPVKVSVVERGGGRERSLRHLEHLAGYVHRPADASRAELVDRLLGRALAFAPGGYPACREWLLGRGVRPAGDSPYAAEPDITVLVDGVDEARSPARLAALLARLAGCGVRLLLVFHDSGGPGWRDVRDLVLEPGLLAYVDDLLARGKVWEARRAREAGMVDAESLRHAAAATADLLIRREAITALADPAERLLALREFADGLRTAYPGAG, from the coding sequence ATGGGGGAACTGGCTGCGGACTGGCGGGTGCGCCTGCGTTGGGGAGGAGCGGCGGGCGAGGTACGGGGCGCCGGCATCCTCATCGATGCGCGGACCGTCCTCACGTGCGCACATGTGGTCCGGGACCGGGACGCGGTGATGTGGGTCGAGTTCGTGGAGAACCCGCGCGTCGAGCCGGTGGCCGCGCGCGTCGCCGACGGCGGTTGGCTGCCGGACCTGCTGGACGGCCACGGCGAGGACCTCGCGGTTCTGTGCCTGGACAGCCCGCGTCCGCAGGCCCGCCCGGCCACCCTGTCCACGCAGCTCACCGCGGGTCTCGCGGTCACCGTCACCGGGTACGCGGAGCGCTTCGACGACGGCATGGTGCTCACCGGGACCGTGCGTGGCCTGAGGGGACACCGGGTGCAGTTCGATGCGCGGCACCGCAGGGAAGTGGTGCGCCGCGGGTTCAGCGGGGCGGGGGCATGGGCCGTGTCCGCGGACGGAGAACCGGTCGTGGTGGGAATCGTGGTCAGCTGGCGGGGCGACCTGGACGAGCCGCTGCCGCAGGACAACGTGCTGGCGTACTCGTACCTGATCCCTGTCGCGCGCATGGCGGAACTCTCCCCCGTCGTACGTGAGCTGGCCCGTCCCGATGCCTGGGACCGGGACTTCGACGAGCGGGCGCGGCGCTGGCTGGCCGACCCGTCCGGCCCCCCGGTCAAAGTCAGCGTGGTGGAGCGCGGGGGCGGCCGGGAGCGGAGCCTGCGCCACCTGGAACACCTCGCCGGCTACGTGCACCGGCCGGCCGACGCTTCCCGGGCCGAGCTGGTCGACCGGCTCCTGGGCCGGGCCCTCGCCTTCGCGCCCGGCGGCTACCCCGCGTGCCGGGAGTGGCTGCTGGGCCGGGGAGTGCGCCCGGCCGGTGACTCCCCGTACGCCGCCGAACCCGACATCACCGTCCTCGTCGACGGCGTGGACGAGGCCCGTAGCCCCGCCCGCCTGGCCGCGCTGCTCGCCCGGCTCGCCGGGTGCGGCGTGCGGCTGCTGCTGGTCTTCCATGACAGCGGCGGCCCGGGATGGCGGGACGTGCGCGACCTGGTGCTGGAGCCCGGCCTCCTCGCCTACGTCGATGACCTGCTGGCCCGAGGGAAGGTGTGGGAAGCCCGCCGGGCGCGAGAGGCCGGAATGGTCGACGCGGAGTCCCTGCGCCACGCGGCCGCCGCGACCGCGGACCTGCTGATCCGCCGTGAGGCGATCACGGCCCTGGCAGATCCGGCGGAACGGCTGCTCGCCTTGAGGGAGTTCGCGGACGGGCTGCGGACGGCGTATCCGGGAGCCGGGTGA
- a CDS encoding LacI family DNA-binding transcriptional regulator — protein sequence MRPPTIRDVAERAGVSKSLVSLVLRGSEQVRPEKRDAVLRAARELGYRPNAAARSLSEQRTRTVGVLLNDLRNPWFVDLLDGLNSLLHAHGLQMLLADARLNRRTGQDPADPLLDLRVDGLVVVGTLPDPAALGGVAERIPVVLAGSREPAPPGVDVVAGDDERGARLVAEHLIGLGHRRIAHIAGYGTVGELRRRSFEAAMRRHGLAEQAVVEPSDMTEEGGYRTTVRLLSRPERPTAVFAVNDIAAIGVLSAAEELGLRVPRDLSVVGYDNTSIARLRHVWLTTADNSSHEVGRRAARCLLERFEGAGGAGRVQLATPTLEIRGSTAPAP from the coding sequence ATGAGACCGCCGACGATCCGGGACGTGGCCGAACGGGCCGGTGTCTCCAAGTCGCTGGTCTCCCTCGTGCTGCGCGGCTCCGAGCAGGTCCGTCCCGAGAAGCGGGACGCAGTCCTGCGGGCCGCCCGTGAACTCGGCTACCGGCCCAACGCCGCCGCCCGCAGTCTCAGCGAGCAGCGCACCCGCACGGTCGGTGTGCTCCTGAACGACCTGCGCAACCCCTGGTTCGTCGACCTCCTCGACGGCCTGAACTCCCTGCTGCACGCCCACGGCCTGCAGATGCTGCTCGCCGACGCCCGCCTCAACCGCCGCACCGGCCAGGACCCGGCCGACCCGCTGCTGGACCTGCGCGTCGACGGCCTGGTCGTGGTCGGCACGCTGCCCGACCCGGCGGCCCTCGGCGGGGTGGCCGAGCGGATCCCGGTCGTGCTGGCCGGCTCCCGCGAACCGGCACCGCCGGGCGTCGACGTCGTGGCGGGCGACGACGAGCGGGGCGCCCGGCTGGTCGCCGAGCACCTGATCGGCCTCGGGCACCGCCGCATCGCGCACATCGCGGGCTACGGCACGGTGGGCGAGCTGCGGCGCCGGAGCTTCGAGGCGGCCATGCGCCGGCACGGGCTCGCGGAGCAGGCGGTGGTCGAGCCGAGCGACATGACCGAGGAGGGCGGCTACCGCACGACCGTCCGGCTGCTCAGCCGCCCCGAACGGCCCACGGCCGTCTTCGCCGTCAACGACATCGCCGCCATCGGTGTGCTCTCGGCGGCCGAGGAACTGGGGCTGCGCGTCCCGCGCGACCTGTCCGTCGTCGGCTACGACAACACGAGCATCGCCCGGCTGCGGCACGTGTGGCTCACGACGGCCGACAACTCCAGTCACGAGGTCGGCCGGCGTGCGGCCCGGTGCCTCCTGGAGCGCTTCGAGGGCGCGGGCGGAGCGGGCCGGGTGCAACTGGCCACGCCCACCCTGGAGATCCGGGGATCGACGGCGCCGGCGCCCTGA
- a CDS encoding cupin domain-containing protein — MTHSFVLHIPDAELEPEPLAPEQIVSGTPEVTGKVVWESEDGRQVRGVWQITPGVVTDTEADELFVVISGSATIEVEGGPTLTVGPGDLAVLREGDRTTWTVHETLRKAYAINL, encoded by the coding sequence ATGACGCACAGCTTCGTACTGCACATCCCCGACGCCGAGCTCGAGCCCGAGCCCCTCGCGCCCGAGCAGATCGTCTCCGGGACGCCCGAGGTGACCGGGAAGGTGGTCTGGGAGTCGGAGGACGGCCGTCAGGTGCGGGGCGTCTGGCAGATCACGCCCGGCGTGGTCACCGACACCGAGGCCGACGAACTGTTCGTCGTGATCAGCGGGTCGGCGACGATCGAGGTCGAGGGCGGGCCGACGCTCACGGTCGGGCCCGGCGACCTGGCCGTGCTCCGCGAGGGCGACCGTACGACGTGGACGGTGCACGAGACCCTGCGCAAGGCGTACGCGATCAACCTCTGA
- a CDS encoding Gfo/Idh/MocA family protein: MVDTLGVAVIGFGWMGRVHTQAYARVRHHFPQLPLVPELVTVAEEVPGRAEEAAAQFGFASTTRDWREVAADPRVRAVSITAPNFLHREIGVAMAEAGKHIWIEKPVGLTAEDAGAVADAVAEAGVQATVGFNYRNAPAVEAARELIASGEIGAVTHVRVRLFSDYAAHPEGALTWRYERERGGSGVLGDLASHGVDLARHLLGDITSLIADTAIFLPERARPAGATAGHSRAAGGELGPVENEDYVSCLLRFASGARGVLEACRVSVGEQNNYGFEVHGTKGAVFWDFRRMNELGISRGTTYQDQAVTTVYVGPGHGEFAAFQPGAANAMGYDDLKVIEAYRFLRSVAEGTAHGATLTDAVHSAAALDAMARSARSGAWAEVAGPA; this comes from the coding sequence ATGGTGGACACGCTCGGCGTCGCCGTCATCGGATTCGGCTGGATGGGGCGGGTGCACACCCAGGCGTACGCGCGCGTGCGGCACCACTTTCCGCAGCTGCCCCTCGTTCCGGAGCTGGTGACGGTCGCGGAGGAGGTGCCGGGCCGGGCGGAGGAGGCCGCCGCGCAGTTCGGGTTCGCCTCGACGACCCGCGACTGGCGCGAGGTGGCCGCCGACCCCCGGGTACGGGCGGTCAGCATCACCGCGCCCAACTTCCTGCACCGCGAGATCGGCGTCGCCATGGCCGAGGCGGGCAAGCACATCTGGATCGAGAAGCCGGTGGGCCTGACCGCCGAGGACGCCGGGGCGGTCGCGGACGCGGTGGCCGAGGCGGGCGTGCAGGCCACCGTGGGCTTCAACTACCGCAACGCACCCGCCGTCGAGGCGGCCCGCGAGCTGATCGCCTCCGGCGAGATCGGCGCGGTCACGCATGTCCGCGTCCGGCTGTTCAGCGACTACGCGGCCCATCCCGAGGGCGCGCTGACGTGGCGGTACGAGCGGGAGCGGGGCGGCAGCGGGGTGCTGGGCGACCTGGCCTCGCACGGCGTGGACCTGGCCCGTCATCTGCTCGGCGACATCACGTCACTGATCGCCGACACGGCGATCTTCCTCCCGGAGCGGGCCCGCCCGGCCGGCGCCACGGCCGGCCACAGCCGCGCCGCAGGAGGTGAACTCGGCCCGGTCGAGAACGAGGACTACGTCAGCTGCCTGCTGCGCTTCGCCTCCGGGGCGCGCGGTGTCCTGGAGGCCTGCCGGGTCTCGGTCGGCGAGCAGAACAACTACGGCTTCGAGGTGCACGGCACCAAGGGCGCCGTGTTCTGGGACTTCCGCCGCATGAACGAGCTGGGGATCAGCCGCGGCACGACATATCAGGACCAGGCCGTCACCACGGTCTACGTCGGCCCGGGCCACGGAGAGTTCGCCGCGTTCCAGCCGGGCGCGGCGAACGCCATGGGGTACGACGACCTGAAGGTCATCGAGGCGTACCGCTTCCTGCGGTCGGTCGCCGAGGGCACCGCGCACGGGGCGACGCTCACGGATGCCGTGCACAGCGCGGCCGCGCTGGACGCCATGGCGCGGTCGGCGCGGAGCGGTGCGTGGGCGGAGGTGGCCGGACCGGCGTGA
- a CDS encoding TMEM175 family protein produces MWTSRPDGGPDRLLTLADGVFAIAITLLVLDLYVPRGLEPDQYREALRRVLPDLGAYALSVAVLGSYWRDHRRIFRGVREVDGQVTSLSVLGLGVAALVPFPTRLLAEYGDRPVSVAVYAGAVAALGACHLAVAAVLAKRPWLRHDTPTEATTPLYLLDSATIVVVFLVTVPLVFVTGPWIMWLWLVLVPTKAYLGRRLQATS; encoded by the coding sequence ATGTGGACCTCACGCCCGGACGGCGGGCCGGACCGGTTGCTGACGCTCGCCGACGGCGTGTTCGCCATCGCCATCACGCTGCTCGTCCTGGACCTCTACGTGCCGCGGGGCCTGGAGCCCGACCAGTACCGGGAGGCCCTGCGCCGGGTGCTCCCCGACCTCGGGGCCTACGCGCTCAGCGTCGCGGTGCTCGGCAGCTACTGGCGCGACCACCGCAGGATCTTCCGCGGGGTGCGGGAGGTCGACGGACAGGTGACCAGCCTCTCCGTCCTCGGCCTCGGCGTCGCGGCGCTGGTGCCGTTCCCGACCCGGCTGCTCGCCGAGTACGGCGACCGGCCGGTGTCGGTCGCCGTCTACGCGGGGGCCGTCGCCGCGCTCGGCGCCTGCCATCTGGCGGTGGCCGCCGTCCTGGCCAAACGCCCCTGGCTGCGCCACGACACGCCCACCGAGGCGACGACCCCGCTCTACCTGCTCGACAGTGCCACCATCGTGGTGGTCTTCCTCGTCACCGTCCCGCTCGTCTTCGTGACCGGCCCCTGGATCATGTGGCTGTGGCTGGTCCTCGTCCCGACGAAGGCCTACCTGGGGCGGCGGCTCCAGGCCACGAGCTGA
- a CDS encoding LacI family DNA-binding transcriptional regulator, with protein sequence MGHPFPIREIARQAGLSEATVDRVLNGRGGVRESTAREVRQAIADLDRQRTQVRLVGRTFMVDIVMQAPERFTTAIRAALEAELPSLHPAVLRSRFHFRETGPGGELVRILDRIARRGSQGVILKAPDVPEVTAAVGRLEAAGVPVVTLVTDLPASARLAYVGIDDRAAGATAAYLMGQWLGERPGNILTSLSSGFFRNEEEREMGFRSAMRARYPARTLVEIAEGQGLDATQYDLVRAALERDPDIRAVYSIGGGNIATLRAFDDLGRDCAVFVAHDLDHDNTRLLREHRLSAVLHHDLRQDVREACHTVMRAHGALPPAGPTLPSAIQVVTPYNMPPQAAV encoded by the coding sequence ATGGGCCACCCGTTCCCGATCCGGGAGATCGCACGCCAGGCGGGCCTGAGCGAGGCGACCGTCGACCGGGTGCTCAACGGCAGGGGAGGCGTGCGCGAGAGCACCGCACGGGAGGTCCGTCAGGCCATCGCCGATCTCGACCGGCAGCGCACACAGGTCCGGCTCGTCGGCCGGACGTTCATGGTCGACATCGTGATGCAGGCACCCGAACGGTTCACCACGGCGATCCGCGCCGCCCTGGAGGCCGAGCTGCCGTCCCTGCATCCGGCGGTGCTGCGCTCCCGCTTCCACTTCCGCGAGACCGGCCCGGGCGGGGAACTGGTGCGGATCCTGGACCGGATCGCCCGGCGCGGCTCACAGGGCGTGATCCTCAAGGCCCCGGACGTCCCCGAGGTCACCGCCGCGGTCGGCCGGCTCGAAGCCGCCGGCGTGCCGGTCGTGACGCTGGTGACCGACCTGCCCGCCAGCGCCCGGCTCGCCTACGTCGGCATAGACGACCGGGCGGCGGGCGCGACGGCCGCCTACCTGATGGGCCAGTGGCTGGGGGAGCGCCCGGGCAACATCCTCACCAGCCTCAGCAGCGGCTTCTTCCGCAACGAGGAGGAGCGCGAGATGGGCTTCCGCAGCGCGATGCGCGCCCGGTACCCCGCGCGCACGCTGGTCGAGATCGCCGAGGGACAGGGCCTGGACGCCACCCAGTACGACCTCGTCCGGGCCGCTCTGGAACGCGACCCGGACATCCGCGCGGTGTACTCGATCGGCGGCGGCAACATCGCCACGCTGCGGGCCTTCGACGACCTCGGCCGCGACTGCGCGGTGTTCGTCGCGCACGACCTCGACCACGACAACACCCGCCTGCTGCGCGAGCACCGCCTGTCCGCCGTGCTCCACCACGACCTCCGCCAGGACGTGCGCGAGGCCTGCCACACCGTCATGCGCGCCCACGGCGCCCTTCCACCCGCCGGCCCGACCCTGCCGTCGGCGATCCAGGTGGTGACGCCGTACAACATGCCGCCGCAGGCGGCCGTGTGA
- a CDS encoding trypco2 family protein, protein MTQNQSEPIGLAQAIDSIRTELAQAERDGAGSDWRFTVEQVSVEFSVQFHRAGEGGAGLRLGIVEARLGGAVSHDSVHRVQVDLKPAPTQGGIERVVGR, encoded by the coding sequence ATGACGCAAAATCAGTCCGAACCGATCGGTCTCGCGCAGGCGATCGACTCGATCCGCACGGAACTGGCTCAGGCGGAGCGGGACGGCGCGGGCAGTGACTGGCGGTTCACCGTCGAACAGGTGAGTGTGGAGTTCTCGGTGCAGTTCCACCGGGCCGGTGAGGGCGGCGCGGGGTTGCGCCTGGGCATCGTGGAGGCGCGTCTGGGCGGCGCGGTGAGTCACGACTCGGTGCATCGGGTACAGGTGGACCTCAAGCCGGCGCCGACACAGGGTGGCATCGAGCGGGTGGTGGGCCGGTGA